The following are encoded together in the Adhaeribacter arboris genome:
- a CDS encoding leucine-rich repeat domain-containing protein — protein MGSSESGISATVAENIGRLTSLTYLDISNNKIGLKFTGYSNPYYYSPHLGDYREPEFEYTDLADKAAEHISRLTSLTYLNVAGNYMGENGAAYISKLPALTYLNIGYNKTGENGAKHISKLPALTFLDISGNEIGDNGTKHLGSLSSLKSLKINHNEIGEGGAETISSLSGLTSLEARFNEIDEKGAEHISKLANLNSLNLEYNSIGQKGAAHISRLSVLKLLNINKNKVGDIGAEYISKLSALKSLDITNNKVSDLGAGHISYLSSLSSLNIMGNNIGYLGAQYISSLKALNYLDISFNQIEVKGAKYISKLPALTSLNIGYNGIKRKGSKYIARLSVLTSLNISNNEIKKKGAKYIARLLALTTLDIHYNRIGDKGMKYISKLSALTYLDISKNNITGISSKYIIRLSNLEELNKSNNYISDEGGIINFRRPRLN, from the coding sequence GTGGGCAGTAGTGAAAGCGGGATAAGTGCAACAGTAGCTGAAAATATCGGCAGACTTACTTCCCTCACTTATTTGGATATTAGTAATAACAAAATTGGTCTAAAATTTACAGGATATAGTAATCCATATTATTACAGTCCACATCTCGGGGACTACCGAGAACCTGAGTTTGAATATACGGACTTGGCAGATAAGGCCGCCGAGCATATTAGCCGACTAACTTCTCTTACTTATTTAAATGTGGCCGGAAACTATATGGGTGAAAATGGGGCGGCATATATTAGTAAGCTTCCTGCTCTTACATATTTGAATATAGGCTACAACAAAACTGGAGAGAACGGGGCAAAACACATCAGCAAGCTTCCCGCTCTTACTTTTTTAGATATAAGCGGGAATGAGATCGGTGATAATGGCACCAAACATTTAGGGTCCCTCTCTTCTCTTAAATCTTTAAAAATAAATCACAATGAAATTGGAGAGGGAGGCGCTGAAACTATTAGCAGCCTTTCTGGTCTTACTTCTTTAGAAGCCAGGTTTAACGAAATTGATGAAAAAGGGGCGGAACACATCAGCAAACTCGCTAACCTAAATTCTTTAAATCTAGAGTACAATTCCATAGGACAAAAAGGGGCGGCACATATCAGCAGGCTTTCTGTATTAAAACTTTTGAATATTAATAAAAATAAAGTAGGTGATATCGGAGCTGAATATATCAGCAAGCTTTCTGCCCTAAAATCTTTGGATATCACAAATAATAAAGTAAGTGATTTAGGAGCTGGACATATTAGTTATCTTTCCTCACTTTCTTCCCTGAATATTATGGGTAATAATATCGGATATTTGGGTGCCCAATATATCAGCAGCCTTAAGGCTCTTAACTACTTAGATATTTCCTTTAATCAAATCGAAGTGAAAGGGGCAAAATATATTAGCAAGCTGCCTGCTCTTACCTCATTAAATATAGGCTATAATGGAATTAAAAGGAAAGGATCAAAATATATTGCCCGTCTTTCGGTTCTTACCTCATTAAATATAAGCAATAATGAAATTAAAAAGAAAGGAGCAAAATATATTGCCCGTCTTTTGGCTCTTACTACATTAGATATACACTATAATCGTATTGGCGATAAAGGCATGAAATATATTAGTAAGCTTTCGGCTCTTACTTATTTAGATATTAGTAAAAATAATATAACAGGTATAAGTTCTAAATATATCATTCGACTTTCTAATCTTGAAGAGTTGAACAAAAGCAATAATTATATCTCCGACGAAGGGGGCATAATAAATTTCCGGCGTCCTCGTCTTAATTAA
- a CDS encoding (2Fe-2S)-binding protein, which produces MALFNLKINGKTQQVDVDPATPLLWVLRDHLNLVGTKYGCGIAQCGACTIHLGEIAMRSCQIPVSAVGEQAITTIEGLSEKGDHPVQQAWLEHDVAQCGYCQAGQIMNASALLKSNPNPNDAEIESAMNGNICRCATYLRIKAAIKTAAKSVAKS; this is translated from the coding sequence ATGGCCCTATTCAATTTAAAAATCAACGGAAAAACGCAGCAGGTGGATGTTGATCCGGCCACTCCCTTATTATGGGTGCTGCGGGACCACCTGAACCTGGTCGGAACTAAGTACGGCTGCGGCATTGCCCAGTGCGGCGCCTGCACCATTCACCTCGGCGAGATAGCGATGCGCTCTTGCCAAATCCCGGTATCGGCGGTCGGCGAACAGGCCATCACTACTATTGAAGGATTATCGGAGAAAGGCGACCACCCGGTACAGCAAGCCTGGCTGGAGCACGATGTGGCGCAGTGCGGCTACTGCCAGGCCGGACAAATCATGAACGCATCTGCCTTGTTAAAAAGCAACCCTAACCCGAACGATGCAGAAATTGAATCCGCCATGAACGGAAACATTTGCCGCTGTGCCACTTATCTGCGTATTAAAGCGGCCATCAAAACTGCCGCTAAATCAGTTGCTAAATCCTAA
- a CDS encoding xanthine dehydrogenase family protein molybdopterin-binding subunit, with protein sequence METVKNTINRRDFLKVSALAGGGMLLSFSWLAGCKSTTEEVSNLPKEWFELNSYIKIGDNGLVTLMAPNPEFGSNVKTSLPMMLAEELDIDWKNVTVEQADFFPERFDRQFTGGSLAMQMAWKPLRTAGATARHMLIQAAAKAWKVPAGEITTKDGVLHHKTSGKEAGYGEMASQAAALSVPKEVPLKKIGDFKIIGNSKRNVEGLNIITGKPLFTLDYKQEGMLIAMMAHPPAFGLKVKSVEDSAARKMPGIKDVFTIKTLADDYERNGFDTTSFTELVVVVGNSTWEVMNAKKALKVEWEKITDSTIEVAGWGGKQTVKIPAGLESTEQHQAKMAEMAKKPGKVLRKDGDPEKIFKTAKKVIERTYTAPFLAHNAMEPVNCFAHITKDSAEIVAPIQAPELITQTLSTRLGLPKEKIHLKLARMGGGFGQRAYGHHLVEAAVISQKLQAPVKLVYTREDDMTYGIYRPTYTITYKAGLDEKNNLIAYQVKAGGIPESPLGFAQNRFPAGAVDNYLAEEWMLDSNITIGAFRAPRSNFLGGVEQSFLDEVAELAGKDPIEFRLELLERAKNKPVGKENDYDAERYAGVLKLVRDKSNWKQAKKDVHRGIAAYFCHNTYVAQVIDLTMQDNKPIVEKVYAAVDCGVVVNPDAATNMGEGGIIDGIGNALYGEMTFQEGVPQKNNFHTYRLIRHSEAPKAIEVHFVKSEADPTGLGEPLFPPIFGALANALYKATGQREYTQPFLQGKQPLV encoded by the coding sequence ATGGAAACCGTAAAAAACACAATAAACCGGCGAGATTTCTTAAAGGTTTCGGCTCTGGCCGGAGGCGGTATGCTGCTCAGCTTTAGCTGGCTGGCCGGATGCAAATCCACCACCGAAGAGGTGTCGAACCTGCCGAAAGAATGGTTTGAGCTCAACAGCTACATTAAAATTGGCGACAACGGTTTGGTAACGCTGATGGCTCCTAACCCGGAATTTGGCTCTAATGTAAAGACGTCCCTGCCCATGATGCTGGCAGAAGAGTTGGATATTGACTGGAAAAACGTTACCGTAGAGCAGGCTGATTTCTTTCCGGAACGGTTTGATCGGCAGTTTACCGGGGGCAGCCTGGCCATGCAAATGGCCTGGAAACCTTTGCGCACCGCCGGCGCCACTGCCCGGCACATGCTCATTCAAGCTGCTGCGAAAGCCTGGAAGGTACCAGCCGGTGAAATTACCACGAAAGATGGTGTACTACATCACAAAACGAGTGGTAAAGAAGCGGGCTATGGCGAAATGGCTTCCCAAGCAGCCGCGCTTTCGGTACCTAAAGAAGTTCCTTTAAAAAAAATAGGTGATTTTAAAATTATTGGTAACTCCAAGCGGAATGTAGAAGGATTAAATATTATAACCGGCAAGCCTTTGTTCACCCTGGATTACAAACAAGAAGGAATGCTGATTGCCATGATGGCGCATCCGCCGGCCTTTGGCTTGAAAGTAAAATCGGTGGAGGATAGCGCCGCCAGAAAAATGCCCGGCATTAAGGATGTATTTACGATTAAAACCCTGGCGGACGATTACGAAAGAAACGGTTTCGATACGACTAGTTTCACGGAACTGGTGGTAGTGGTGGGCAATAGTACCTGGGAAGTGATGAACGCCAAAAAGGCCTTAAAAGTTGAATGGGAAAAAATAACCGACTCCACGATTGAAGTAGCGGGTTGGGGCGGTAAACAAACCGTCAAGATTCCGGCGGGTCTGGAGAGCACCGAACAGCACCAAGCGAAAATGGCAGAAATGGCTAAAAAACCCGGCAAAGTGCTCCGCAAAGATGGTGATCCGGAGAAAATTTTTAAAACCGCTAAAAAAGTTATAGAACGGACTTATACGGCGCCGTTTTTGGCGCACAATGCCATGGAACCGGTTAACTGTTTTGCCCATATAACTAAAGATTCTGCCGAGATCGTTGCTCCTATTCAGGCACCCGAATTAATAACGCAAACCCTTTCCACCCGTTTGGGCCTGCCTAAAGAAAAGATTCACCTTAAATTGGCCAGAATGGGCGGCGGCTTTGGGCAAAGGGCTTACGGGCACCATTTGGTGGAGGCAGCGGTAATTTCGCAAAAACTACAGGCTCCCGTAAAGCTGGTGTACACCCGGGAAGACGATATGACTTATGGCATCTATCGCCCTACCTACACCATTACTTACAAAGCCGGGCTGGATGAAAAAAACAACCTAATTGCTTACCAAGTTAAGGCGGGTGGTATTCCGGAAAGCCCGCTGGGTTTTGCCCAAAACCGCTTTCCGGCCGGAGCCGTGGATAATTACTTGGCCGAGGAATGGATGCTGGACTCTAACATCACCATCGGCGCGTTTCGGGCACCCCGGTCCAATTTCCTGGGGGGCGTGGAGCAATCTTTCCTGGATGAAGTAGCCGAACTGGCGGGCAAAGACCCAATCGAGTTTCGTCTGGAATTGTTAGAGCGGGCCAAAAACAAGCCCGTGGGAAAAGAAAACGATTATGACGCGGAACGATACGCCGGCGTATTGAAATTAGTAAGAGACAAGTCCAACTGGAAACAAGCGAAGAAAGATGTTCACCGGGGCATTGCCGCTTACTTTTGTCATAATACCTACGTGGCCCAGGTGATTGATCTAACCATGCAGGATAACAAACCCATTGTAGAAAAAGTATATGCGGCCGTTGACTGCGGGGTGGTAGTAAACCCGGACGCCGCTACCAACATGGGCGAAGGCGGCATTATTGACGGAATCGGAAATGCTTTATATGGCGAAATGACCTTTCAGGAGGGAGTACCCCAGAAAAATAATTTTCATACCTATCGCCTGATCCGGCACAGCGAAGCGCCAAAAGCAATTGAAGTTCATTTTGTGAAAAGTGAGGCCGATCCGACCGGCCTGGGTGAACCCTTGTTCCCCCCTATTTTTGGAGCTTTGGCGAATGCCTTGTACAAGGCCACCGGCCAGCGGGAATATACCCAACCCTTCTTACAGGGCAAACAACCACTCGTATAA
- a CDS encoding toll/interleukin-1 receptor domain-containing protein, whose protein sequence is MPPQIFISYSERDQALVKGIVAEWEAVGVRLLRKTTMRPHLPETGNWMTQVQQEDSVLLFITDNYLHRQDCLYEALEIIYHSSIKGKILLLLTETARIDNPFERLTLLDYWERRFIQIDEDTWAGDEEAILKERYPYLRIRASINTFLADINSFICIPWHEAKQGGYKPLFQRMGFDQDQVLERCIQINLFLQPKDKEIALEELAITYPTNQYVLFTLARLAQDSKNYSKARATYQRLITQHPAYVEGYYNLANLLAIYLQKYQQARRLYEQALQMDSKYAPLHCYFAQLLTEHFQEYHLAKVHYALAFELMPDCWEAHTKLAALLRDHFQDYRQAREQYELALRINYWNAEVHYNLALLLIDPFKEYEKAIKFLEQIQDTDPEYPYARYYLGLVYADHLQMYPTAKEYYDHALHLKPDFVAAHVNLATLLKDHFQKYQQARDHYELALHMEANNAAAHYHLSFLLADHFQEYEAAKQHYRQALEINLNLTQN, encoded by the coding sequence ATGCCACCCCAAATATTCATTTCCTATAGCGAAAGGGACCAAGCTCTGGTTAAGGGGATAGTTGCGGAATGGGAAGCGGTAGGGGTTAGGCTCCTAAGGAAAACAACGATGCGGCCTCACCTGCCGGAAACGGGGAATTGGATGACACAGGTCCAGCAGGAAGACTCGGTGTTGCTGTTTATCACTGACAATTACCTGCACCGCCAGGACTGCTTGTATGAGGCCCTGGAGATAATTTATCATTCCTCTATTAAAGGAAAGATACTGCTGCTTCTAACGGAAACGGCCCGGATCGATAATCCTTTCGAAAGGCTAACCTTGCTGGATTATTGGGAGAGAAGATTTATTCAAATAGATGAAGATACCTGGGCAGGTGACGAGGAGGCCATTCTTAAGGAACGATACCCCTACTTAAGAATAAGAGCCAGTATTAATACCTTCCTGGCGGATATAAATAGTTTTATTTGTATTCCCTGGCACGAGGCTAAACAAGGGGGTTATAAGCCTCTTTTCCAAAGGATGGGCTTTGACCAGGATCAGGTGCTGGAAAGGTGCATTCAGATAAATCTTTTCCTCCAACCCAAAGATAAAGAGATTGCCCTGGAGGAACTGGCTATTACCTATCCGACCAACCAGTATGTTCTGTTTACTCTCGCCCGATTAGCTCAGGATAGCAAAAATTATAGCAAAGCCCGGGCAACCTACCAAAGGCTTATTACCCAACATCCGGCTTATGTGGAGGGGTACTATAATTTGGCGAATTTGTTAGCGATTTATTTACAGAAATACCAACAAGCCCGCAGGCTCTACGAGCAGGCTCTGCAAATGGATTCGAAGTATGCGCCTTTGCATTGCTATTTTGCTCAGTTGCTGACCGAGCATTTCCAAGAGTACCATTTAGCTAAAGTACATTACGCGTTGGCCTTTGAATTAATGCCGGATTGTTGGGAGGCTCATACTAAACTGGCCGCCTTGCTCAGAGATCACTTCCAGGATTACCGTCAGGCCAGGGAGCAGTATGAGTTGGCGCTACGCATAAATTATTGGAACGCAGAAGTGCATTATAATTTAGCACTTTTACTAATTGATCCTTTTAAAGAATACGAGAAAGCCATTAAATTCTTAGAGCAGATACAGGATACGGATCCAGAATATCCCTATGCGCGTTACTATCTAGGGTTGGTATATGCGGATCACTTGCAAATGTACCCGACGGCAAAGGAATATTATGATCATGCCCTTCATCTAAAACCGGATTTTGTAGCTGCTCATGTGAACTTAGCTACTCTGCTGAAAGATCATTTCCAAAAGTACCAACAGGCCAGGGATCATTATGAACTAGCACTCCACATGGAGGCAAATAATGCGGCGGCGCATTACCACTTGTCGTTTCTCTTAGCCGATCATTTTCAAGAGTATGAAGCCGCTAAGCAACATTATAGGCAAGCGCTTGAAATCAATCTTAATCTCACTCAAAATTAA
- a CDS encoding cupin domain-containing protein, with translation MSQLSFYAPAQKSRNASVYQTTIFPKGKKITNNNFKGSPWLQPLVASDSLNSTSVGNVTFEPGARTNWHLHPAGQILLATGGIGYYQEKGSAKRIFRKGEVIKCPPNVAHWHGASPDNEFIQIAVTSAHKGSTVWLEPVNDEEYSGKAKP, from the coding sequence TTGAGTCAGCTGAGTTTTTATGCTCCGGCCCAAAAAAGCAGGAACGCTTCCGTTTATCAAACAACTATCTTTCCCAAAGGCAAAAAAATCACCAACAATAATTTTAAAGGTAGCCCTTGGCTGCAGCCGCTGGTAGCAAGTGACAGCTTGAATTCGACGTCGGTAGGAAATGTAACCTTTGAACCGGGCGCTCGGACCAATTGGCACTTACATCCGGCCGGGCAAATTTTGCTGGCAACCGGCGGAATAGGGTACTATCAGGAGAAAGGCAGCGCGAAAAGGATTTTCCGGAAAGGAGAAGTAATAAAGTGTCCGCCGAACGTGGCGCACTGGCACGGAGCCAGTCCCGATAATGAATTTATTCAAATTGCTGTAACCAGCGCGCACAAAGGTTCAACTGTATGGTTGGAGCCTGTTAATGATGAGGAATATAGTGGTAAGGCAAAGCCGTAA
- a CDS encoding acyl-CoA dehydrogenase family protein: MQLVDTPYSQFLKNFEETLQHLFHSKADIDQLSLERGLPPAIMSEIMAQVPLSVAIPKPYGGRGSRVKECLGILAAASYESLPLSLIFGINIALFLEPVSKYAPDSVKKEIFDRFLKEQNMGGLMITEPNYGSDALNMKTVNIPTDNGYKIKGSKHWQGLTGMADYWLIACRKESSPGELSRDIDFLICDVSQEKQRVVVEEYFDNLGLYMIPYGLNKLDLEVPASFKLQPESTGIKMMLDILHRSRMQFPGMGMGFIQRMMEEAIAHCQNRVVGAANLLALDQVQFQLTRIQAAFTICSAMCARSSEISGIDHNLAAEGLEANSMKAVVTDLMQESAQILVQLSGANGYRITHIGGRGIVDSRPFQIFEGSNEMLYAQIAEMITRLMKKQKQMQVFAFLKDFILTSQASEYFKQELSFTLPDSLPQRKLVDLGKIIGRIVTVGYVLNLQEKGFQKNLVENCIISVKQEIAALVSAFQSNNSIQVITDLSEDSSWLNFAE; the protein is encoded by the coding sequence ATGCAATTAGTAGACACACCGTATTCCCAGTTCCTGAAAAATTTCGAAGAAACTCTCCAGCACTTATTTCATTCTAAAGCAGATATTGATCAGCTCAGCTTAGAGAGAGGTTTACCACCCGCCATAATGAGCGAAATCATGGCGCAAGTACCTTTATCGGTGGCTATTCCCAAGCCGTACGGAGGACGAGGTAGTAGGGTAAAAGAATGTTTAGGCATATTGGCCGCTGCCTCTTACGAATCGCTCCCGCTTTCCTTAATATTCGGGATTAACATAGCCCTTTTTTTAGAACCTGTTTCTAAATACGCGCCGGATTCGGTAAAAAAAGAAATCTTTGACCGTTTTTTGAAAGAGCAAAACATGGGCGGGCTCATGATTACGGAACCTAACTACGGCAGCGATGCTCTGAATATGAAAACGGTAAATATACCTACGGATAATGGGTATAAAATTAAGGGCAGCAAGCATTGGCAAGGCCTTACCGGAATGGCGGATTACTGGTTAATTGCCTGCCGCAAAGAAAGTAGCCCAGGAGAGCTTAGCCGGGATATTGATTTTTTAATTTGTGATGTGTCGCAGGAAAAGCAGCGGGTAGTAGTAGAAGAGTATTTTGATAATTTAGGGCTCTACATGATCCCTTACGGATTAAATAAATTAGATTTAGAAGTTCCGGCCAGCTTTAAATTACAACCGGAATCTACTGGTATTAAAATGATGCTGGATATTCTGCATCGTAGCCGGATGCAATTTCCTGGCATGGGAATGGGCTTTATTCAACGGATGATGGAAGAAGCCATTGCACATTGTCAAAATAGGGTAGTGGGAGCGGCTAATTTATTAGCCCTGGACCAGGTGCAGTTTCAATTAACCCGGATACAAGCGGCTTTTACCATTTGTTCGGCCATGTGCGCCCGCAGTAGTGAAATTAGCGGCATCGATCATAACCTGGCGGCCGAAGGTTTAGAAGCAAACAGTATGAAAGCAGTGGTTACCGATTTAATGCAGGAGTCTGCTCAAATCCTGGTTCAGCTGTCCGGAGCGAATGGTTACCGGATAACGCATATTGGTGGGCGCGGAATCGTGGATAGCCGGCCTTTTCAGATTTTTGAAGGTTCCAACGAAATGCTTTATGCTCAGATAGCGGAAATGATTACCCGCTTAATGAAAAAGCAGAAGCAAATGCAGGTTTTTGCTTTTCTAAAAGATTTCATCCTAACTTCTCAGGCCAGCGAGTATTTTAAACAAGAACTTAGTTTTACTCTTCCCGATTCTCTGCCGCAACGCAAACTAGTGGACTTGGGAAAAATAATTGGGCGGATTGTTACCGTAGGTTATGTATTAAACCTGCAGGAAAAAGGATTTCAGAAAAATTTGGTGGAAAACTGTATTATTTCGGTCAAACAAGAAATTGCCGCGCTCGTTTCTGCCTTTCAATCAAATAATAGCATTCAAGTTATTACTGATTTATCCGAAGATAGCTCCTGGTTGAACTTTGCCGAATAA
- a CDS encoding GH116 family glycosyl-hydrolase, translating to MQIRKINRRDFLKQSSVLSASFLTSGLPVIAGPFPPGALADGQIPVDKKLDPAWIKSLYQRGQVTTYLKTKNELNYIGMPVGGITCGTLYLGGDGRLWLWDIFNKNQEGIEPKELQWDIGVLDKSNVVKSRDGACYVQPAQNIRPLEQGFALQIKYENTTVIKQLKTEDWPEIKFEATYPFATIHYLDAGLPVLVQVEVYSPFIPLDAENSGLPAAIYSFQIINTSRKLVEVTIMGWLENKAGIYSGEQTIHQRYNTAYQQPGLSCVTGSIRAKGSALEELKLKPDYGSMTIASLNKNTGFVGTDITWPLADAVFTQPSNNTEAIKDIKEKLIGGVGHNFSMKPGKAVRADYVISWFFPNLQLKEVPDKKRYYANKFNSSLEVATYLQQNFKKLSSLSKLWKQTWYEEATLPHWFLERTFANTSTLATTTCHRFGSGRFYAWEGVGCCPGTCTHVWQYAQAVGRLFPLLERETREQIDLGLSLSENGAIWFRGEADHRPAVDGQAGTILRIYREHQMSTDSSFLNQNWSKIKRAITFLLTLDKNKDGLEDTPLENTLDAVWDGEIAWIVGLCLAAVKAGQAMAEEMHDADFAAVCQEYVTKGSRNMEDKLFNGEYFIHRPDPEKGRAHLGSYNTSHIDQVYGQSWAFQVGLGRIINQQKTLSALKSLWKYNYTPDVGPYIKEHTGGRPYALAGEGGLVMNTNPKQEAKPYGDNQTWQLGYFHECMSGFEHQVAAHMMAEGMIEEALVITRTIHDRYHARKRNPFNEIECSDHYARAMASYGTFITACGFENHGPKGYIAFAPKINPERFKAAFTSANGWGSYSQQINPHQQVHQIQLKYGDLQVEKIKLEIQDKQPIQKVIAKLGKQILPVQYTQTDNSILIQFNKRQPLLTNQTLSITLRF from the coding sequence ATGCAGATAAGAAAAATCAACCGGCGGGATTTTCTGAAACAAAGCAGCGTTTTATCGGCTAGTTTTCTAACGTCAGGTTTACCCGTCATTGCCGGTCCTTTTCCTCCCGGCGCCCTAGCCGATGGACAAATACCAGTGGATAAAAAGCTTGATCCCGCCTGGATTAAATCTTTATACCAACGAGGCCAGGTTACTACTTATTTAAAAACTAAAAATGAATTAAATTATATTGGGATGCCGGTGGGTGGTATTACCTGCGGCACCTTGTATTTAGGTGGGGATGGCCGGCTTTGGCTGTGGGATATATTCAACAAAAACCAGGAAGGCATAGAGCCCAAAGAATTGCAGTGGGACATAGGCGTACTGGACAAGAGCAATGTAGTAAAATCGCGGGATGGGGCCTGTTACGTGCAACCGGCCCAAAATATCCGGCCACTAGAACAAGGTTTTGCCCTGCAAATTAAATACGAAAATACTACCGTAATAAAGCAGTTAAAAACGGAAGATTGGCCGGAAATTAAGTTTGAAGCCACTTATCCCTTCGCCACTATTCATTACCTGGATGCCGGGCTACCCGTCTTGGTTCAAGTGGAAGTGTATTCTCCCTTTATTCCTTTAGATGCCGAAAATTCCGGACTACCGGCTGCTATTTACTCTTTTCAAATTATAAACACCTCCCGGAAGCTGGTTGAAGTAACTATTATGGGCTGGCTGGAAAATAAAGCGGGAATTTATTCTGGTGAGCAAACAATTCATCAACGGTATAATACTGCTTACCAGCAACCAGGTTTATCTTGTGTAACGGGAAGTATCCGAGCTAAAGGTTCAGCTTTGGAAGAATTAAAGTTAAAACCGGATTACGGCAGCATGACCATTGCCTCTTTAAACAAGAATACGGGATTCGTAGGCACAGATATAACCTGGCCCCTAGCCGATGCAGTATTTACTCAACCAAGCAATAATACGGAGGCCATTAAAGATATTAAGGAGAAGCTAATAGGTGGAGTGGGTCATAATTTTTCGATGAAGCCCGGTAAAGCTGTACGGGCGGATTATGTCATTTCCTGGTTTTTTCCTAATCTGCAACTAAAGGAAGTGCCGGATAAGAAAAGGTATTATGCCAATAAATTTAATTCTTCCCTGGAAGTAGCCACCTACCTTCAGCAAAATTTTAAAAAGCTTTCGTCCTTAAGTAAGCTGTGGAAGCAAACCTGGTACGAGGAGGCAACGCTGCCGCATTGGTTTTTAGAAAGAACCTTTGCCAATACTTCTACCTTGGCAACCACTACGTGCCATCGATTTGGTTCCGGCCGGTTTTATGCCTGGGAAGGTGTTGGTTGTTGCCCGGGTACCTGCACCCACGTCTGGCAGTATGCCCAGGCGGTAGGCCGTTTGTTCCCTTTGCTGGAAAGAGAAACCCGCGAGCAAATTGATTTAGGTTTGAGCTTGTCGGAAAACGGGGCTATTTGGTTTCGGGGAGAAGCAGATCACCGGCCGGCGGTCGACGGCCAGGCCGGCACCATTCTGCGCATTTACCGCGAGCATCAAATGAGTACGGACTCCTCTTTTTTAAATCAAAACTGGAGCAAAATAAAGCGGGCAATCACTTTTTTACTAACTCTGGATAAGAATAAAGATGGCTTGGAAGATACTCCCTTAGAAAATACGCTGGATGCCGTTTGGGACGGAGAAATAGCCTGGATTGTAGGTTTGTGCCTGGCCGCCGTAAAAGCCGGTCAAGCTATGGCAGAGGAAATGCACGATGCAGATTTTGCGGCAGTTTGCCAGGAATATGTAACCAAGGGGAGCCGAAACATGGAAGATAAACTTTTTAACGGCGAATATTTTATTCATCGCCCAGATCCGGAAAAAGGCCGGGCGCATTTAGGCTCTTATAACACTTCTCACATTGATCAGGTTTACGGCCAAAGCTGGGCCTTTCAGGTGGGATTAGGTAGAATTATAAACCAGCAGAAAACCCTGTCGGCTTTAAAGTCGCTGTGGAAATATAATTACACGCCGGATGTTGGTCCTTATATAAAAGAACATACCGGCGGCCGCCCTTATGCTTTGGCGGGTGAAGGCGGGCTGGTTATGAATACCAATCCCAAGCAAGAAGCCAAGCCGTACGGCGACAACCAGACCTGGCAGTTAGGCTATTTTCACGAATGCATGAGTGGCTTTGAACACCAGGTAGCGGCCCATATGATGGCGGAAGGCATGATAGAAGAAGCTCTAGTGATTACCCGAACCATTCACGACCGGTACCATGCCCGTAAACGAAACCCTTTTAATGAGATAGAATGTAGCGACCATTATGCCCGCGCCATGGCCAGTTACGGTACTTTTATCACGGCCTGCGGCTTTGAGAATCATGGTCCGAAAGGCTATATTGCTTTTGCTCCTAAAATTAACCCCGAACGTTTTAAAGCAGCTTTTACTTCGGCCAATGGCTGGGGAAGTTACTCCCAGCAAATAAACCCGCACCAGCAGGTTCATCAGATCCAGTTAAAATACGGCGACTTGCAAGTAGAAAAGATTAAATTGGAAATACAGGATAAGCAGCCCATTCAAAAAGTAATAGCAAAGCTCGGCAAGCAAATTCTACCGGTGCAGTACACGCAAACGGACAATTCTATTTTAATTCAATTCAATAAACGGCAACCTCTACTTACCAACCAAACTTTAAGCATTACTCTTCGATTTTAA
- a CDS encoding DUF5675 family protein translates to MNRRKMLINGLCITTLGLVSNKFKFLVQSSTLRLFLDRKEKTDTCMRGYLLTQLTTEDKPKVICYVLELPPRDNVPFVSSIPAGTYPVKVRTDGALGWRLELDNVPDRKNVQIHIGNFPKDTIGCLLPGKEAGASQCKVLRSNEAMAELKSLFTVFGTMEKTEITIRDIS, encoded by the coding sequence ATGAATAGACGCAAAATGCTAATTAATGGCTTATGTATTACCACCTTAGGTTTAGTTAGTAATAAATTTAAGTTTCTGGTACAAAGTTCAACTCTACGTTTATTTTTAGATAGAAAAGAAAAGACGGATACTTGCATGCGTGGGTATTTACTTACCCAATTAACTACAGAGGACAAACCGAAAGTTATTTGTTATGTTTTAGAACTGCCTCCAAGAGACAATGTGCCTTTTGTGAGTTCCATTCCTGCAGGTACCTATCCTGTAAAAGTAAGGACTGATGGGGCTCTTGGCTGGCGGCTTGAGTTGGATAATGTACCAGACCGCAAAAATGTTCAAATCCACATAGGTAATTTTCCAAAAGATACGATTGGTTGCTTGCTTCCAGGGAAGGAAGCAGGTGCTAGCCAGTGCAAAGTATTACGAAGTAACGAGGCCATGGCTGAGTTAAAAAGTCTCTTTACCGTATTTGGAACAATGGAAAAAACAGAAATTACGATTAGGGATATTTCATAA